The following are from one region of the Aspergillus chevalieri M1 DNA, chromosome 1, nearly complete sequence genome:
- a CDS encoding uncharacterized protein (COG:O;~EggNog:ENOG410PQ2A;~InterPro:IPR001623,IPR036869,IPR018253;~PFAM:PF00226), with amino-acid sequence MDIDPYAVLAVPKDATLPEIKSAHRKLVLKCHPDKIKDESLRNEAQDQFQRVQQAYELLCDPARRTKYDQKVRLAELRREMKDQQHPYASPRAGGNVREYRDGRIYEERMPADAYFDDGFYHSPDEQPPRGTSRKHDDYGRRPRAEERRKPRPTTTTSSPFNPFRAAKEAAARDSTKTSHSTRDKSRTKERRREAYEKYENVYVDSDASGYDSEPSRTYMRPSESRRASPDKRSASSPHKPRSSSTHPATESRRFQAEVVEEEDEEDSDQYETKHDKLHTTARDYIMRSKGNAPIEIDSRQRSSRSPQRPREYTEPPASDSARSSATPRAKHSSRESVRQSSSRNSSYEHLEPSTAHPPPPRTHYESFKVPSMPTAATSPAAKAASSATRPTLQPSRSATTAAAYSRSASKRDSANFLVNMVYADGTSRSSRVRSTDRYDSGYSSPGTPDMHGTSPPKTSTRYKIITEPELLREVPPTPPMASTSSRYQHGYSPSRPHPHSHHSHTHPIATPERPSFSMRAAATPNRSHTTYAPESRGPRPMSASRPLFGQVGSKEKPDVKYAREYGPDDVVYTARDPYTHHHGPPRAYSYDDYRQTASRRQSAYA; translated from the coding sequence ATGGATATCGATCCCTACGCCGTTCTGGCTGTCCCTAAAGACGCCACCTTACCCGAAATCAAGTCGGCCCATCGAAAACTCGTGTTGAAATGCCATCCCGACAAAATCAAAGATGAATCCCTGCGCAATGAAGCCCAGGATCAATTCCAACGAGTCCAGCAAGCCTACGAACTGCTCTGCGATCCCGCCCGCAGAACCAAATATGACCAAAAGGTCCGCTTGGCCGAGTTGCGTCGCGAGATGAAGGACCAGCAGCACCCATATGCCTCGCCCCGTGCTGGTGGCAATGTCCGTGAATATCGCGATGGTCGAATCTACGAAGAGCGCATGCCGGCTGATGCGTATTTTGATGATGGATTCTATCACTCTCCCGATGAGCAACCTCCTCGGGGCACTTCTCGCAAGCACGATGACTATGGTCGGAGGCCTCGTGCAGaggagagaaggaaaccTAGACCAACGACTACCACCAGCAGTCCGTTCAATCCCTTCCGCGCTGCCAAAGAGGCCGCTGCTCGTGATAGTACAAAGACGTCCCATTCCACTCGGGACAAGTCCCGAACCAAGGAACGCCGACGGGAAGCTTACGAGAAATATGAAAATGTCTATGTCGACTCGGATGCCTCGGGTTACGATTCAGAGCCCTCGCGAACTTACATGCGACCGTCAGAATCGAGGAGAGCCAGTCCGGACAAACGGTCGGCTTCCTCTCCTCACAAGCCCAGGAGTAGTAGTACTCATCCTGCGACCGAATCGCGACGATTCCAGGCTGAGGTggtggaggaagaggacgaggaggactCGGATCAATACGAGACCAAGCACGACAAATTGCATACCACCGCTCGCGACTATATCATGCGCTCCAAGGGCAACGCGCCCATCGAGATCGACTCCCGTCAGCGTTCTTCCCGCTCGCCACAGCGACCGCGCGAGTACACTGAACCCCCAGCGTCGGATTCGGCACGCTCGAGCGCAACTCCCCGAGCCAAACATAGCAGTCGCGAAAGCGTGCGACAATCTTCGTCGCGGAATAGCTCCTACGAGCATCTGGAGCCGTCGACTGcccatccaccaccaccgcggACCCATTATGAGAGTTTCAAGGTCCCCTCTATGCCCACCGCGGCCACATCGCCAGCAGCGAAAGCTGCCTCGTCTGCAACTCGACCAACTCTGCAGCCCTCCCGGTCGGCTACCACAGCAGCCGCATACTCTCGATCCGCCTCGAAACGTGATTCTGCCAATTTCCTCGTGAACATGGTCTACGCCGACGGCACCTCGCGATCATCCAGAGTCCGCAGCACAGACCGCTATGACTCGGGATACTCCAGCCCCGGCACTCCAGACATGCACGGTACCAGTCCACCCAAGACCTCAACCCGCTACAAGATCATCACCGAACCAGAACTCCTCCGCGAGGTCCCGCCTACTCCACCAATGGCTTCGACCTCATCGCGCTACCAACACGGCTACTCCCCAtctcgtcctcatcctcattcTCACCACTCTCACACTCACCCCATCGCTACCCCGGAACGtccctctttctccatgAGAGCAGCCGCAACGCCCAATCGAAGCCACACGACCTACGCGCCGGAATCGCGCGGCCCGCGGCCAATGTCGGCTTCCCGTCCGTTATTCGGACAGGTTGGATCCAAGGAGAAGCCAGACGTCAAGTATGCTCGCGAGTACGGACCAGATGACGTGGTTTACACCGCGCGCGATCCGTACACTCATCATCACGGCCCGCCTAGGGCTTACTCGTACGATGATTATCGGCAGACGGCGTCGAGACGTCAATCGGCGTATGCGTAG
- the APL4 gene encoding AP-1 complex subunit gamma (COG:U;~EggNog:ENOG410PFIJ;~InterPro:IPR016024,IPR011989,IPR013041,IPR002553, IPR008152,IPR008153,IPR017107;~PFAM:PF01602,PF02883;~go_component: GO:0005794 - Golgi apparatus [Evidence IEA];~go_component: GO:0030117 - membrane coat [Evidence IEA];~go_component: GO:0030121 - AP-1 adaptor complex [Evidence IEA];~go_process: GO:0006886 - intracellular protein transport [Evidence IEA];~go_process: GO:0016192 - vesicle-mediated transport [Evidence IEA]), which translates to MSSLKQFIRNVRSAKTIADERAVIQKESAAIRASFREESHDSGIRRNNVAKLLYLFTLGERTHFGQIECLKLLASHRFADKRLGYLGTMLLLDENQEVLTLVTNSLKNDLNHSNQYIVGLALCALGNIASIEMSRDLFTEVESLLSTPNPYIRRKAALCAMRICRKVPDLQENFFEKAKTLLSDRNHGVLLCGLTLAIDMCEAEEAEEGQEGVIEMFRPLAPALVRALKGLTTSGYAPEHDVSGITDPFLQVKILRFLRVVARGDAETSEMINDILAQVATNTDSNKNVGNAILYEAVLVILDIEADSGLRVLGVNILGKFLANKDNNIRYVALNTLNKVVAIEPNAVQRHRNTILECLRDPDISIRRRALDLSFMLINESNVRVLVRELLAFLEVADNEFKPSMTSQIGIAADRFAPNKRWHVDTILRVLKLAGAYVKEQILSSFVRLVATTPDLQTYCAQKLYVALKEDISQEGLILAGAWVIGEYGDNLLHGGQYEEEELVKEVRETDIVDLFINILNSTSASQTVVEYIITASMKLTVRMSDPSQVERLRRFLSSKTADLSIEIQQRAVEYTNLFGYDQIRHGVLERMPPPEIREEQRVLGPITKKRQSKHLKDKTKKPSKPADSDLLLDLISGNEAPAAASPTPTSTQNTADLLADILGGGDSGVSSPAPQPIPTTNTSAIMDLFGSNGVTPSPKPAEPASASMDVLGGLGSTATPPPAAAASVAHTAFNKHDLSLSLAVQRASNGNAQIQARFRNSSNFTSFSGVGLQAAVPKSQRLQLSAINKAELEAGDEGVQVMKIAALNGALPPKLRLRLRVTYAKDGSEPVTDQVDWSEP; encoded by the exons ATGTCATCCC TCAAGCAATTTATCCGAAATGTTCGGTCAGCCAAGACTATTGCCGATGAACGTGCGGTGATTCAGAAAGAGAGCGCGGCCATTCGTGCATCGTTCAGGGAAGAGAGCCACGATTCGGGCATACG GAGAAACAATGTGGCTAAGCTGCTTTATCTATTCACCCTCGGAGAGCGGACACACTTTGGTCAGATCGAATGTCTGAAGTTGTTGGCGTCCCATCGCTTCGCCGACAAGCGACTGGGGTATCTCGGAACTATGCTGTTGTTGGATGAGAACCAGGAAGTGTTGACGCTGGTCACAAATTCGCTTAAGAA TGACCTTAACCACTCGAACCAGTATATCGTCGGACTCGCCCTCTGCGCCTTGGGTAACATCGCCTCTATCGAAATGTCCAGAGATCTTTTCACCGAAGTCGAAtctctcctctccaccccgAACCCCTACATCCGGAGGAAGGCCGCATTGTGTGCCATGCGTATATGTCGCAAGGTCCCAGATCTCCAGGAAAACTTCTTCGAGAAAGCCAAAACACTTCTTTCGGACCGAAACCATGGTGTTCTGCTGTGCGGGTTAACGCTGGCCATCGACATGTGCGAAGCTGAGGAAGCTGAGGAGGGCCAAGAAGGTGTGATCGAGATGTTCCGGCCTTTGGCCCCTGCTCTGGTTCGCGCCCTGAAAGGGTTAACAACCTCCGGTTATGCACCCGAGCATGATGTGTCTGGGATTACGGATCCGTTCCTGCAGGTGAAGATCTTGCGTTTCTTGAGGGTCGTTGCGAGAGGCGATGCGGAGACCAGCGAGATGATCAACGACATTCTGGCCCAGGTGGCCACCAATACCGACTCGAACAAGAATGTAGGAAACGCGATTCTGTACGAGGCTGTCCTCGTTATCCTCGACATCGAAGCCGATTCGGGATTGAGAGTGTTGGGTGTCAACATCCTTGGAAAATTCCTtgccaacaaggacaacaaCATCCGCTACGTCGCTCTCAACACGCTAAACAAGGTGGTGGCGATTGAACCAAATGCCGTACAGAGACATCGCAATACGATTCTGGAGTGTCTACGTGATCCTGACATCAGTATCAGACGACGAGCGCTCGACCTCAGTTTCATGCTGATCAACGAGAGCAACGTGCGTGTTCTTGTTCGGGAGCTGCTCGCTTTCTTGGAAGTTGCCGACAACGAATTCAAGCCTTCGATGACCTCCCAAATTGGTATCGCCGCTGACCGATTCGCTCCCAACAAGCGCTGGCATGTCGACACGATTCTCCGCGTTCTTAAGCTTGCCGGTGCCTACGTCAAGGAACAAATTCTATCGTCCTTTGTCCGTCTTGTTGCTACTACCCCAGACTTGCAGACCTACTGTGCACAGAAACTTTATGTGGCATTAAAGGAGGATATCTCGCAAGAGGGTCTCATCCTTGCTGGTGCGTGGGTGATTGGTGAATACGGTGACAACCTGCTTCATGGAGGACAgtatgaagaggaagagctcGTCAAGGAGGTCCGCGAGACCGACATCGTGGATCTCttcatcaacatcctcaacaGTACTTCTGCCTCGCAGACTGTGGTGGAGTACATTATTACGGCTTCGATGAAACTTACTGTGAGAATGTCAGACCCGTCCCAGGTTGAACGCCTGCGTCGGTTCCTCAGCAGCAAGACCGCGGATCTGAGCATTGAAATCCAACAACGCGCGGTCGAATACACCAACCTCTTTGGCTATGACCAGATCCGGCACGGTGTCCTGGAACGGATGCCTCCACCAGAGATCCGGGAAGAGCAAAGGGTATTGGGCCCTATAACCAAGAAGCGCCAAAGCAAGCACCTCAAGGACAAGACGAAGAAGCCGTCGAAGCCGGCAGACTCGGATCTGCTGCTCGACCTCATCAGCGGCAACGAGGCCCCGGCGGCTGCCAGCCCAACACCAACCAGCACGCAAAACACTGCAGACCTGTTGGCGGATATCTTAGGCGGAGGGGACTCTGGCGTCTCGTCGCCTGCACCCCAGCCCATCCCAACAACCAACACCAGTGCCATTATGGAcctctttggatcgaatgGTGTCACCCCGTCCCCTAAACCAGCGGAGCCGGCATCCGCCTCGATGGACGTTCTGGGTGGTCTCGGGTCAACCGCTACGCCGCCGCCAGCAGCTGCGGCGTCTGTAGCACACACGGCATTCAATAAGCACGATCTGTCGCTTTCACTTGCGGTGCAACGGGCGAGTAACGGCAACGCACAGATTCAAGCCCGTTTCCGCAATTCCTCGAACTTCACCAGTTTCTCTGGTGTAGGGTTGCAAGCTGCCGTGCCCAAGAGCCAGCGGTTGCAGCTGAGTGCGATTAACAAGGCTGAACTCGAGGCTGGAGATGAAGGAGTGCAGGTGATGAAGATTGCGGCATTGAACGGG GCACTCCCACCCAAACTCCGTCTTCGTCTCCGAGTCACATACGCAAAGGATGGGTCAGAACCGGTGACAGACCAAGTCGATTGGAGCGAGCCCTGA